One segment of Perognathus longimembris pacificus isolate PPM17 chromosome 26, ASM2315922v1, whole genome shotgun sequence DNA contains the following:
- the Msl2 gene encoding E3 ubiquitin-protein ligase MSL2, giving the protein MNPVNATALYISASRLVLNYDPGDPKAFTEINRLLPYFRQSLSCCVCGHLLQDPIAPTNSTCQHYVCKTCKGKKMMMKPSCSWCKDYEQFEENKQLSILVNCYKKLCEYITQTTLARDIIEAVDCSSDILALLNDGSLFCEETEKPSDSSFTLCLTHSPLPSTSEVTTNPQASLSPMSESTLSIAIGSSVINGLPTYNGLSIDRFGINIPSPEHANTIDVCNTVDIKTEDLSDSLPPVCDTVATDLCSTGIDICSFSEDIKPGDSLLLSVEEVLRSLETVSNTEVCCPNLQPNLEATVSNGPFLQLSSQSLSHNVFMSTSPALHGLSCTAATPKVAKLNRKRSRSESDSEKVQPLPISTIIRGPTLGASAPVTVKRESKISLQPIATVPNGGTTPKISKTVLLSTKSMKKSHEHGSKKSHSKTKPGILKKDKAVKEKIPSHHFMPGSPTKTVYKKPQEKKGCKCGRATQNPSVLTCRGQRCPCYSNRKACLDCICRGCQNSYMANGEKKLEAFAVPEKALEQTRLTLGINVTSIAVRNASTSTSVINVTGSPVTTFLAASTHDDKSLDEAIDMRFDC; this is encoded by the exons ATGAACCCGGTGAACGCGACTGCTCTCTACATCTCCGCGAGCCGCCTCGTGCTCAACTACGACCCCGGGGACCCCAAGGCCTTCACCGAGATCAACCGGCTGCTGCCCTACTTCCGGCAGTCGCTCTCGTGCTGCGTGTGCG GACATCTGCTACAAGATCCTATTGCACCTACCAACTCTACCTGCCAACACTATGTCTGCAAAActtgtaaaggaaagaaaatgatgatgAAACCTTCATGTAGCTGGTGCAAAGACTATGAGCAATTTGAGGAAAACAAGCAGTTAAGCATCTTAGTGAACTGCTACAAAAAACTGTGTGAATACATAACCCAGACTACACTGGCACGGGATATAATTGAAGCAGTCGACTGCTCTTCTGATATTTTGGCTTTGCTTAATGATGGATCGTTGTTCTGTGAGGAGACAGAAAAGCCCTCCGATTCCTCCTTTACTTTGTGTTTGACACATTCCCCTTTACCGTCCACCTCAGAAGTCACGACTAATCCTCAAGCTAGTTTGTCTCCAATGTCTGAGAGCACCCTCAGCATTGCTATCGGCAGTTCTGTGATCAATGGTTTGCCTACTTACAATGGGCTCTCAATAGATAGATTTGGTATCAATATTCCTTCGCCTGAACATGCAAATACTATTGATGTATGTAATACTGTTGACATAAAAACTGAGGACCTGTCAGACAGCCTGCCGCCTGTCTGTGACACAGTAGCCACGGATCTGTGTTCCACCGGCATTGATATCTGCAGTTTCAGTGAAGATATAAAACCTGGCGACTCCCTCTTACTGAGTGTGGAAGAAGTACTCCGCAGCTTGGAAACTGTCTCAAATACAGAGGTCTGTTGTCCTAATTTGCAGCCAAACTTGGAAGCCACTGTATCCAACGGACCCTTTCTGCAGCTTTCTTCCCAGTCTCTTAGCCATAATGTTTTTATGTCCACCAGTCCGGCACTTCATGGGTTATCATGTACAGCAGCAACTCCCAAGGTAGCAAAATTGAACAGAAAACGGTCCCGATCAGAAAGTGACAGTGAAAAAGTTCAGCCACTTCCAATTTCTACCATTATCCGGGGCCCAACACTGGGGGCATCCGCTCCAGTGACAGTGAAACGAGAGAGTAAAATTTCTCTTCAACCTATAGCAACTGTTCCCAATGGAGGCACCACACCCAAAATCAGCAAAACTGTACTTCTATCTACTAAAAGCATGAAGAAGAGTCACGAACATGGATCCAAGAAGTCTCACTCTAAAACCAAGCCGGGTATTCTAAAGAAAGACAAAGCAGTAAAGGAAAAGATTCCTAGTCATCACTTTATGCCAGGAAGTCCTACCAAGACTGTGTACAAAAAGCCCCAGGAGAAGAAAGGGTGTAAGTGTGGACGTGCTACTCAGAACCCAAGTGTTCTTACATGCCGTGGCCAGCGCTGCCCTTGCTACTCTAACCGGAAAGCCTGCTTAGACTGTATATGTCGAGGCTGCCAAAACTCCTACATGGCCAATGGGGAGAAGAAGCTGGAGGCATTTGCCGTGCCAGAAAAGGCCTTGGAGCAGACCAGGCTCACTTTGGGCATTAATGTGACTAGCATTGCTGTGCGTAACGCTAGTACCAGCACCAGTGTAATTAATGTCACAGGGTCCCCAGTAACGACGTTTTTAGCTGCCAGTACACATGATGATAAAAGTTTGGATGAAGCTATAGACATGAGATTCGACTGTTAA